A genomic stretch from Sphaerodactylus townsendi isolate TG3544 linkage group LG15, MPM_Stown_v2.3, whole genome shotgun sequence includes:
- the LOC125444075 gene encoding olfactory receptor 14A16-like, with amino-acid sequence MQNITSTSHFLLLEFSDIREVQIIYSFVFFTVYLTAVTGNLLIILAVALDHHLHTPMYFFLMNLAILDLGSVSVTVPKAIANSLMNSRSISYSGCVAQVFFFFLFVGIDLAILTVMAHDRYVAICNPLQYETIMHKYACIQMAVSAWIVGTLNGILHTGGTFAITFCSNMIDQIFCEVPQILKLACSDMYLIEVGFVMFSCSLALGCFIFIIVTYSQIFAAVLRIPSVHGQKKAMSTCLPHLTVVSLFIFIGIFAYLRPQSYTSSDLNVLSAIIYAIVPHLLNPFIYSMRNKEIKTALLKLSDCEYFPKIFASKAFQQKLG; translated from the coding sequence ATGCAAAATATTACTTCAACATCTCACTTCCTGCTCTTGGAATTCTCTGACATCCGAGAAGTACAGATCATATACTCCTTTGTGTTCTTCACAGTATACTTGACTGCAGTGACTGGCAATCTTCTCATCATTCTTGCCGTAGCCTTGGACCATCATCTGCACACCCCCATGTACTTCTTTCTCATGAATTTGGCCATTCTGGACCTTGGCTCAGTTTCTGTCACAGTACCCAAAGCCATCGCCAATTCTCTCATGAACAGCAGGTCAATTTCTTATTCAGGATGTGTAGctcaagttttctttttctttttatttgtagGGATAGATTTAGCCATTCTAACAGTAATGGCGCATGATCGGTATGTGGCTATCTGCAATCCACTACAATATGAGACCATTATGCACAAATATGCCTGCATTCAGATGGCAGTCAGTGCATGGATTGTTGGTACACTCAATGGTATATTGCACACTGGAGGAACTTTTGCTATCACCTTCTGTTCCAACATGATTGATCAGATCTTCTGTGAAGTACCACAGATTTTAAAACTGGCCTGTTCAGATATGTATCTAATTGAAGTTGGTTTTGTTATGTTTAGCTGTTCCCTTGCACTAGGATGTTTCATCTTCATCATTGTCACCTACTCACAGATTTTTGCAGCAGTGCTCAGAATCCCTTCCGTCCATGGTCAGAAAAAGGCCATGTCTACTTGCCTTCCTCACCTCACCGTGGTCtctctatttatatttattggcATCTTTGCCTATTTGAGGCCTCAGAGTTACACTTCATCTGACCTGAATGTTCTTTCTGCAATAATTTATGCTATAGTCCCCCATTTGCTCAATCCATTCATTTATAGCATGAGGAACAAAGAAATCAAGACTGCATTATTGAAGTTGTCTGATTGTGAgtattttccaaaaatatttgctAGCAAAGCTTTTCAACAAAAATTGGGTTGA
- the LOC125444076 gene encoding olfactory receptor 14A16-like, with translation MLLELSDIRDLQMLHFFVFFAVYLTAVTGNLLIILAVSLDHHLHTPMYFFLMNLAILDLGSVSVMVPKAMANSLMNSRSISYSGCVAQVFCLVLFLGADLAILTVMAYDRYVAICNPLQYETIMHKDACIQMAVSAWIVGILNGMLHTWGTFAITFCSNMIDQLFCEIPQMLKLACSDMYLVEVGFVMFSCSLALGCFIFIIVTYLQIFAAVLRIPSVRAQKKAMSTCLPHLTVVSLFVFSGIFAYVRPHRYSSSILNALFAIIYAVVPPLLNPFIYSMRNTEIKTALLKLSNCGHFPKIFPSKAFLQKLG, from the coding sequence ATGCTCTTGGAATTGTCTGACATCCGAGATCTACAGATGTTACACTTCTTTGTGTTCTTCGCAGTATACTTGACTGCAGTGACTGGCAATCTTCTAATCATCCTTGCTGTATCCTTGGACCATCATCTGCACACCCCCATGTACTTCTTTCTCATGAATTTGGCCATTCTGGACCTTGGCTCAGTTTCTGTCATGGTGCCCAAAGCCATGGCCAATTCCCTCATGAACAGCAGGTCAATTTCTTATTCAGGATGTGTAGCTCAAGTTTTCTGCCTTGTTCTATTTCTAGGGGCAGATTTAGCAATTCTAACAGTAATGGCATACGATCGGTATGTGGCTATCTGCAATCCACTGCAATATGAGACCATTATGCACAAAGATGCCTGCATTCAGATGGCAGTCAGTGCATGGATTGTTGGTATACTCAATGGTATGTTACACACTTGGGGAACTTTTGCCATCACTTTTTGCTCCAACATGATTGATCAGCTCTTCTGTGAAATACCACAGATGCTAAAACTCGCCTGTTCAGATATGTATCTTGTTGAAGTTGGTTTTGTTATGTTTAGTTGTTCCCTTGCACTAGGATGTTTCATCTTCATCATTGTCACCTACTTGCAGATTTTTGCAGCAGTGCTCAGAATCCCTTCCGTGCGTGCTCAGAAAAAGGCCATGTCTACTTGCCTTCCTCACCTCACTGTGGTCTCTTTATTTGTATTCAGTGGAATCTTTGCCTATGTGAGACCTCACAGATACTCTTCATCCATCCTGAATGCTCTTTTTGCAATAATTTATGCAGTAGTCCCTCCTTTGCTCAACCCATTCATTTATAGCATGAGAAACACGGAAATCAAGACTGCTTTATTGAAACTGTCTAATTGTGGGCATTTTCCTAAAATATTTCCCAGCAAAGCTTTTCTACAAAAATTGGGTTGA